In a single window of the Tellurirhabdus bombi genome:
- the rimO gene encoding 30S ribosomal protein S12 methylthiotransferase RimO, which produces MKTKGLRKNKINIVTLGCSKNLVDSEVLYTQLKGNGYNVTHESKKDDANIVVINTCGFIDNAKEESVNTILRYVDAKDAGVVDKVYVTGCLSHRYKDELEVEIPTVDAWFGTNELPRLLKTLKADYKHELVGERLLTTPAHFAYLKIAEGCDRPCSFCAIPLMRGSHVSRPMEELVKEAKSLAKRGTKELILIAQDLTYYGLDIYKKRNLADLMRNLSDVEGIDWIRLQYAYPSGFPLDVLDVMRERHNICKYLDMPLQTGSTELLKIMRRGITREKTEALIETIREKVPDIALRTTLIVGHPGETEAMFEETYDFVERMRFDRLGAFTYSHEDNTHSFSMPDDIPAEVKQERVDEIMELQQGISYEKNQEKVGHFYKVLFDRKEGGYFIGRTEADSPEVDNEVLVPANSTYVRQGDFAAVRITEAHEFDLYGEVVS; this is translated from the coding sequence TTGAAGACAAAAGGATTACGCAAGAATAAAATCAATATTGTTACGCTCGGTTGCTCAAAGAACCTGGTAGACTCGGAAGTGCTGTACACGCAACTGAAAGGAAACGGCTATAACGTAACGCACGAATCAAAAAAAGACGACGCTAACATCGTGGTGATCAACACCTGCGGTTTCATCGATAATGCCAAAGAAGAATCGGTAAATACCATTCTGCGCTATGTCGATGCCAAAGATGCGGGCGTGGTCGATAAAGTCTACGTAACGGGCTGTCTTTCGCATCGTTACAAAGATGAACTGGAAGTCGAAATTCCGACGGTAGACGCTTGGTTCGGTACCAACGAACTGCCTCGTCTGCTGAAAACGCTGAAGGCCGACTACAAACACGAACTCGTTGGCGAGCGCCTGTTGACAACGCCAGCGCACTTCGCTTACCTGAAAATTGCGGAAGGATGCGACCGCCCCTGTTCCTTCTGCGCTATTCCGCTAATGCGCGGTAGCCACGTTTCGCGGCCAATGGAAGAGCTGGTGAAAGAAGCGAAATCGCTGGCGAAACGCGGCACTAAAGAATTGATTCTAATCGCGCAGGATCTGACTTACTACGGTCTGGATATTTACAAAAAGCGCAATCTGGCCGATTTGATGCGTAATTTATCCGATGTAGAGGGCATCGACTGGATCCGGTTGCAATATGCCTATCCGTCTGGTTTTCCGCTGGATGTGCTGGATGTAATGCGCGAACGACACAATATTTGCAAATACCTCGATATGCCGTTGCAGACTGGTTCGACGGAACTGCTGAAAATCATGCGCCGGGGTATTACGCGCGAAAAAACAGAAGCGCTGATTGAAACGATCCGCGAAAAAGTACCTGATATTGCGTTGCGCACGACGTTGATTGTCGGCCATCCGGGTGAAACCGAAGCGATGTTTGAAGAAACCTACGACTTTGTAGAGCGAATGCGCTTTGACCGCCTGGGCGCGTTCACGTACTCGCACGAAGACAATACGCATTCCTTTTCTATGCCGGACGACATTCCAGCTGAGGTGAAACAGGAGCGCGTTGATGAGATCATGGAGTTGCAGCAAGGCATCTCGTACGAAAAAAACCAGGAAAAGGTTGGGCATTTCTATAAAGTGCTGTTCGATCGCAAAGAAGGCGGCTATTTTATTGGTCGGACCGAAGCCGATTCGCCTGAAGTAGACAACGAAGTACTGGTGCCAGCCAACAGTACGTACGTACGGCAGGGCGATTTCGCGGCGGTACGGATCACCGAAGCGCACGAATTTGACTTGTACGGCGAAGTCGTTTCCTAA
- the bshC gene encoding bacillithiol biosynthesis cysteine-adding enzyme BshC — MDCQYLPLAATGQFSNLFLDYLAQKDTIKPFYDRFPTLEAFGEQIQNRPFDEAKRQTLVKVLERQYQKLESHPDLSILAEPNTYTVTTGHQLNIFTGPLYVVYKLITTINLAKKLSETYPDYKFVPVYWMATEDHDFAEINHFNLFGKTYRWDEKQSGAVGRINPKSLETILQQLPEQAGVFKKAYLNNDSLADAVRSYVNELFGKDGLICLDADDAELKREFLPVMREELLNQTTSDLTKKTTHQLKALGYTTQIAPRDINLFYLDDNLRERIVTGKEKQEASKKKRQKAAVTDNYYVLQTDLQFTQAELLDLLEQHPERFSPNVVLRPVYQEYILPNLAYVGGPSEVPYWLQLKGVFDHFELPFPLLMPRNFALYVNATNAQRIDKLGVTHEELFLDEIRLRRTYVARITQNSLQLAEEKAGVESHFDQILAKALQVDKSLEGAVQAERSRLINAIDDLEKRLRKAEDRNYETVVNQLVTLKSKLFPQGGAQDRSENILTYWMNDSEFINKLKATFDPLDYRMAILTEK; from the coding sequence ATGGACTGTCAGTATCTGCCCCTTGCCGCAACCGGCCAGTTTTCAAATCTGTTTCTGGATTATCTCGCCCAAAAAGATACAATTAAACCCTTCTACGACCGCTTTCCGACGCTGGAGGCTTTCGGGGAGCAAATTCAGAACCGGCCCTTTGATGAAGCGAAACGGCAGACGTTGGTCAAGGTGCTGGAGCGGCAGTATCAGAAGTTAGAGAGCCATCCTGACTTATCCATCTTAGCGGAACCCAACACCTACACGGTTACCACAGGTCATCAGCTGAATATTTTTACCGGGCCGCTGTACGTTGTTTATAAGCTGATTACGACCATTAATCTGGCTAAAAAGCTTTCCGAAACGTACCCGGATTACAAGTTTGTGCCGGTTTACTGGATGGCTACGGAAGATCACGATTTCGCGGAGATTAACCATTTTAATTTGTTCGGCAAAACCTACCGCTGGGACGAAAAACAGAGCGGAGCCGTCGGGCGCATTAATCCGAAAAGTCTGGAAACCATCCTGCAACAGCTTCCCGAACAAGCCGGGGTTTTCAAAAAGGCGTATCTGAATAATGATTCCCTGGCTGATGCGGTGCGTAGTTACGTGAATGAGCTGTTTGGCAAAGACGGCCTGATTTGCCTGGATGCCGACGACGCGGAACTGAAGCGGGAATTTTTGCCCGTGATGCGCGAAGAACTCCTGAACCAGACGACGAGCGACCTGACCAAAAAGACGACCCACCAGCTCAAAGCGCTGGGCTATACGACCCAGATCGCTCCCCGCGATATTAATCTTTTCTACTTGGATGATAATCTGCGGGAGCGGATTGTGACGGGTAAGGAAAAGCAGGAGGCATCCAAAAAGAAAAGACAGAAAGCGGCGGTTACGGATAATTATTACGTACTGCAAACGGATCTGCAATTCACGCAGGCTGAGCTTTTAGATCTCTTGGAGCAGCATCCGGAGCGATTCAGCCCGAACGTGGTGTTGCGGCCTGTATACCAGGAATATATTTTGCCGAATCTGGCCTATGTTGGTGGCCCCTCGGAAGTGCCGTACTGGTTGCAGCTGAAAGGTGTTTTTGATCATTTCGAGCTGCCTTTTCCGTTGTTGATGCCCCGCAACTTTGCCCTCTATGTAAATGCAACCAATGCCCAACGGATTGACAAGCTAGGCGTTACGCACGAAGAGCTCTTTCTGGATGAAATTCGTTTACGGCGGACGTATGTCGCACGAATCACCCAAAATTCGCTGCAATTGGCCGAAGAAAAAGCTGGAGTAGAAAGCCATTTTGACCAGATTCTGGCCAAAGCGCTCCAGGTTGATAAGTCGCTGGAAGGAGCGGTGCAAGCCGAACGTTCGCGCTTGATCAACGCCATCGATGATTTGGAAAAGCGGCTGCGTAAAGCCGAAGACCGCAACTACGAAACAGTAGTCAATCAGTTGGTTACACTAAAGTCAAAATTGTTTCCGCAGGGTGGTGCGCAGGACCGCTCGGAGAATATTCTCACCTACTGGATGAATGACTCTGAATTCATCAACAAGCTCAAAGCAACGTTCGATCCTTTGGATTACCGCATGGCTATATTGACGGAAAAGTAG
- a CDS encoding 5-formyltetrahydrofolate cyclo-ligase: MTKAEIRSLYRQKRRSLSKEEWQQRSEAIAERIFVSSLLDNRRVIHIFLPIEKQAEVNTWLIIHRLWREFPAIRIAVSRTDFTTGTMAHYELLPTSVLLTNQFQIPEPDPNTSLPIETPQIDVVFAPLLAFDEEGNRVGYGGGFYDRFLINCRADCPIVGLSLFDPVPLIDDTYEGDITLTHCVTPFRLYTF, translated from the coding sequence ATGACGAAAGCCGAGATTCGTTCTTTGTATCGCCAGAAGCGCCGGAGCTTGTCGAAAGAAGAATGGCAGCAACGAAGCGAAGCGATTGCAGAGCGGATTTTTGTGAGTTCGTTGCTGGATAATCGACGCGTTATCCATATTTTCTTGCCTATTGAAAAACAGGCGGAAGTCAACACGTGGCTGATTATCCACCGGTTATGGCGTGAATTTCCCGCGATCAGGATTGCCGTGTCTCGCACGGATTTCACTACAGGGACGATGGCGCATTACGAGCTTTTGCCTACGTCGGTTCTTCTGACCAATCAATTTCAAATTCCTGAGCCGGACCCAAACACGTCTTTGCCCATCGAGACGCCACAAATCGATGTAGTATTTGCTCCCTTACTAGCCTTCGACGAGGAGGGCAACCGAGTTGGCTACGGCGGCGGCTTTTATGACCGTTTTCTGATCAACTGCCGAGCCGATTGCCCTATCGTGGGCCTTTCCTTGTTTGACCCCGTTCCCCTTATTGACGATACCTACGAAGGGGACATAACGCTGACCCACTGCGTAACCCCGTTTAGGCTGTACACCTTTTGA
- a CDS encoding aspartate-semialdehyde dehydrogenase: protein MKIAVVGATGLVGSEILKVLEERNFPVTELIPVASERSVGKQVTFKGKQFTVVSFEDAIKAKPAIAIFSAGGGTSLKLAPAFAEAGITVVDNSSAWRMDPSKKLVVPEINATSLTPEDKIIANPNCSTIQMVVVLNPLHKRYKIKRVVVSTYQSVTGTGKAAVDQLYNERSGNQAAEKVYPHQIDLNVLPHIDVFLDNGYTKEEMKMVNETKKIMGDDTIHVTATTVRIPTIGGHSEAVNIEFENDYDLKEVVDILEKEEGVIVQDDPKNFVYPMPLTAHGKDEVFVGRIRRDESQPNTLNLWIVADNLRKGAATNAVQIAEYLAENKLV from the coding sequence ATGAAAATTGCGGTAGTTGGGGCAACGGGCCTCGTTGGTAGTGAAATCCTGAAAGTATTGGAAGAGCGTAACTTCCCGGTAACGGAACTGATTCCTGTCGCGTCGGAGCGCTCAGTAGGTAAACAGGTGACGTTCAAGGGTAAACAGTTCACGGTCGTTAGCTTTGAGGATGCTATCAAGGCCAAACCGGCTATTGCGATTTTTTCTGCCGGTGGTGGAACATCCCTGAAACTAGCTCCTGCTTTTGCGGAAGCGGGCATTACGGTCGTTGATAACTCGTCGGCCTGGCGGATGGATCCTAGCAAAAAACTGGTCGTACCAGAGATCAATGCCACCTCTCTAACACCCGAGGATAAAATCATTGCTAACCCGAATTGCTCGACCATCCAGATGGTTGTGGTGCTGAACCCACTGCACAAACGCTATAAAATCAAGCGGGTTGTTGTTTCGACCTACCAGTCGGTAACCGGAACGGGTAAAGCAGCCGTGGATCAGCTATACAACGAGCGTTCTGGCAACCAGGCGGCTGAGAAAGTATATCCGCACCAGATCGATTTAAACGTGCTGCCCCACATTGACGTTTTCCTCGACAATGGCTACACCAAAGAAGAGATGAAAATGGTGAACGAAACGAAGAAAATTATGGGCGACGATACCATTCACGTAACGGCGACCACGGTTCGTATTCCAACCATTGGTGGACACTCGGAAGCGGTAAACATCGAGTTCGAAAACGACTACGATCTGAAAGAGGTCGTTGACATTCTCGAAAAAGAAGAAGGCGTTATTGTGCAGGATGATCCGAAGAACTTCGTATATCCGATGCCGTTGACGGCTCACGGAAAAGACGAGGTATTTGTGGGTCGTATCCGCCGCGATGAGAGCCAGCCAAACACGTTAAATTTATGGATTGTCGCTGATAACCTGCGCAAAGGAGCTGCAACCAATGCGGTTCAAATTGCTGAGTATTTGGCCGAAAACAAGTTGGTATAA
- a CDS encoding outer membrane beta-barrel family protein translates to MAILHYVIALAALGFCGHAYAQEVPAVSNSMLQGLGFEADTTKPVAPTRPDTTQYNSADRLDTVRTSVTTNASIAPGDSVVTPVPTRSQAAPTAADNAQARIGRISGRLLVNQNGKNEPVEFASVGLFRLADSTSVTGALTDEKGAFQIASVPAGTFYLLVQSLGFEAKRIPRLAISADKPDVNLGNIILAETARQLKEVTVQGQKEAYEYSLDRKIVNVDQLPVATGGSAVDILQNVPSVTIDVDGSLSLRGSANVIVLVDGKPSGLTGLDRQAILEQIPASNIERIEVITNPSSRYDADGAAGIINIVLKKERASGFNGNVQLNVGTRDKYNAAINLNSRFKKFNLFSSYNFRQERRFSYRNSERQNIFEDSISYLNQRNDAIRRNVNHNLRFGVDYNLTDRDNLTASIMYRNQYGLDTETEVVNTLSNSQVPLGQSIRANRESDPSTGLDYVFGYRRSFDKKGREFTFDATLSTNKGIEQQNFDQTTTLPEAIRPPLLRIGQQRATNERDNQVAVLQADFIEPLGEKKRLETGLKHTFRHLGTNYIFENGENGFWTPDVNLSNNFIYDERTSAAYVNFGNEMKKFSYQLGLRTEYTSINADQRITNQQNKRDYIYLFPSAFVNYNLSQSQKLQVNYTRRINRPSVWSLNPFIDLSDPLNIQFGNPNLSPELINSFELSHLWYGKSTSVTSSLFYRQTINEVTRFRTLRPDGITEQTFLNLNKSQNYGLELVVNQDILKWWKVNGNFSFFQRTIQSSPDLPGVLTRTNRSWTARLTSNMSPKKGTDLQVLLNYRSPFIVAQGTIKGFFNVDLGVKQDVLKGRGTINLRVSDIFNTLRFQNESFGTNFVSSTVNKRESRIAFIGFSYRLSRQISRDRDDRDKKENSESAGESEF, encoded by the coding sequence ATGGCTATACTTCATTACGTAATTGCCTTGGCAGCATTAGGCTTTTGTGGGCATGCCTATGCTCAGGAAGTACCCGCAGTTTCTAACTCAATGCTTCAGGGGCTTGGCTTTGAAGCTGACACGACCAAACCCGTTGCCCCAACACGCCCGGATACTACTCAATACAACTCGGCAGATCGCCTCGATACGGTTCGTACATCGGTAACTACAAACGCATCCATCGCGCCCGGCGATTCGGTGGTGACACCGGTTCCAACGCGTTCGCAGGCAGCACCAACGGCGGCGGACAACGCCCAGGCCCGAATCGGACGAATCAGTGGACGCTTGCTGGTAAATCAGAACGGAAAGAATGAGCCGGTTGAATTTGCGAGCGTGGGCTTGTTCCGACTGGCGGATTCAACGTCGGTAACGGGCGCATTGACGGACGAAAAAGGTGCCTTTCAGATTGCTTCTGTGCCCGCAGGGACTTTTTACCTATTGGTGCAATCGTTGGGATTTGAAGCAAAACGAATTCCCCGATTAGCGATTTCGGCCGATAAACCCGACGTGAATTTAGGAAACATTATTCTGGCAGAAACGGCGCGGCAGTTAAAAGAAGTAACCGTTCAGGGACAGAAGGAAGCATACGAATATTCGCTGGATCGCAAGATTGTCAATGTCGATCAGTTGCCGGTGGCTACGGGCGGCTCTGCCGTGGATATTTTACAAAATGTGCCCTCAGTAACCATTGATGTAGACGGGTCTTTAAGTCTGCGCGGAAGTGCTAACGTGATTGTGCTGGTCGATGGCAAACCTTCGGGTCTGACCGGTCTTGATCGCCAGGCCATTCTGGAACAGATTCCAGCCAGCAACATCGAACGTATTGAAGTGATTACTAACCCTTCGTCGCGCTATGATGCAGATGGAGCTGCCGGTATTATTAACATTGTTTTGAAGAAGGAGCGGGCATCGGGCTTTAACGGGAATGTGCAGCTAAACGTTGGAACACGGGATAAATACAACGCCGCCATCAATCTTAATTCCCGGTTTAAGAAATTTAACCTGTTTAGCAGTTACAATTTCCGCCAGGAGCGGCGATTCAGCTACCGGAACTCAGAGCGTCAGAATATTTTTGAAGATTCGATAAGCTACCTGAATCAGCGCAACGATGCCATCCGGCGGAACGTGAATCACAATTTGCGGTTTGGCGTTGATTACAACCTGACCGATCGTGATAACCTGACGGCTTCCATTATGTACCGGAATCAGTATGGGCTGGATACGGAAACAGAGGTGGTCAATACGCTGAGCAACTCGCAGGTTCCGTTGGGTCAATCGATCCGCGCGAATCGGGAGAGCGATCCGTCAACGGGTTTGGATTATGTATTCGGTTACCGACGTTCGTTTGACAAAAAAGGCCGCGAATTTACATTTGATGCTACATTATCTACCAACAAGGGCATCGAGCAACAGAATTTTGATCAGACAACTACCTTACCGGAAGCCATCAGACCGCCTTTGCTGCGCATTGGTCAACAGCGGGCTACCAACGAACGGGATAACCAGGTTGCGGTATTACAAGCCGATTTTATAGAACCACTGGGTGAGAAAAAAAGACTGGAAACCGGGCTGAAACACACGTTTCGGCATTTAGGTACCAACTATATTTTCGAAAATGGAGAAAACGGTTTCTGGACACCAGACGTGAATTTGTCCAATAATTTCATTTACGACGAACGCACCAGCGCTGCTTATGTCAACTTCGGAAATGAAATGAAAAAATTCAGTTACCAGCTTGGTTTAAGAACGGAATATACCAGCATTAATGCCGATCAGCGGATCACCAACCAGCAGAACAAGCGGGATTATATTTACCTGTTTCCCAGTGCTTTTGTCAATTACAACCTAAGCCAGAGCCAGAAACTACAGGTTAACTATACGCGGCGGATTAACCGGCCTTCGGTGTGGTCACTGAATCCCTTTATTGATCTGTCCGATCCGCTGAATATTCAGTTTGGTAATCCCAACCTGTCGCCAGAATTAATTAATTCCTTTGAATTGAGTCACTTGTGGTACGGGAAAAGCACCTCAGTAACCTCTTCGCTGTTTTATCGCCAGACCATCAACGAAGTAACCCGCTTCCGGACGCTCCGCCCGGACGGCATTACCGAGCAGACCTTTTTGAACCTGAACAAATCACAAAATTATGGTCTGGAACTGGTTGTTAATCAGGATATTTTGAAGTGGTGGAAAGTAAACGGGAATTTCTCTTTTTTCCAGCGAACCATTCAATCATCGCCTGACCTACCTGGCGTATTGACTCGTACCAACCGGAGCTGGACAGCGCGGCTGACTTCAAACATGAGCCCGAAGAAAGGAACCGATTTGCAGGTACTGTTAAATTACCGCTCGCCGTTTATCGTGGCGCAGGGAACCATCAAAGGCTTCTTCAACGTCGATTTGGGAGTGAAACAAGACGTGTTGAAAGGACGGGGAACCATCAATCTGAGGGTTAGCGATATTTTCAATACGCTGCGGTTCCAGAATGAGAGCTTTGGGACCAACTTTGTTTCTTCAACCGTCAACAAACGCGAAAGCCGGATCGCCTTTATTGGATTTAGCTACCGGCTCAGTCGGCAGATTTCACGCGATCGGGACGATCGGGATAAGAAAGAAAACAGCGAATCCGCTGGCGAATCCGAATTCTAG
- a CDS encoding ABC transporter ATP-binding protein, with the protein MNGTHPVIQIQNLQKFYEQTQVLKDINLIVNAGEVVGYIGPNGAGKSTTIKILIGLIPDFVGDVSVLGYNVRDNPIEVKRRIGYVPEQAALYESLTPREYLRFIGQLHSLELSAVEHKAMELLRIFGLESNANDRMTTFSKGMRQKVLLISGLLHNPDIIFLDEPLSGLDANAVVLVKEIIRQLADSGKTIFYSSHIMDVVERISDRIVIINRGEIIANGTFNELKHLKESGSLEQIFTQLTGNNEQTSVAEAFINTLNQ; encoded by the coding sequence ATGAACGGGACGCATCCAGTCATTCAAATCCAGAATCTGCAAAAATTCTACGAGCAAACGCAGGTTCTAAAAGATATTAATCTGATCGTCAACGCAGGTGAAGTCGTTGGCTATATTGGCCCCAATGGGGCGGGGAAATCAACGACTATCAAGATTTTGATTGGCCTGATTCCCGATTTTGTGGGTGACGTTTCGGTGCTTGGTTACAACGTGCGCGACAATCCAATTGAGGTTAAACGCCGTATTGGCTACGTGCCGGAGCAGGCCGCGCTCTACGAATCGCTGACGCCCCGCGAATACCTGCGGTTTATTGGTCAACTACACAGCCTGGAGCTTTCGGCAGTGGAGCACAAAGCGATGGAACTGCTTCGAATTTTCGGCCTTGAGTCAAACGCCAATGACCGAATGACCACCTTTTCGAAGGGAATGCGGCAGAAGGTGTTGCTGATATCCGGTTTGTTGCACAATCCCGACATCATTTTTCTGGACGAGCCGCTTTCCGGGCTGGATGCTAACGCCGTTGTCTTGGTAAAAGAAATCATTCGCCAGTTGGCCGATAGCGGAAAAACGATTTTTTACAGCTCCCACATCATGGACGTGGTAGAGCGAATTTCCGACCGGATTGTCATCATCAACCGGGGCGAAATCATTGCCAATGGCACTTTCAACGAACTAAAGCACCTCAAGGAAAGTGGTTCTCTCGAACAAATTTTTACCCAGCTTACGGGCAATAACGAGCAAACGTCGGTAGCCGAAGCTTTTATTAATACCTTAAACCAGTAA
- a CDS encoding MBL fold metallo-hydrolase RNA specificity domain-containing protein, producing MTIQFYGAARSVTGSKHLVTTKRGTKILLDCGLFQGINTDELNQKFGFKPQEIDFLILSHAHIDHSGLIPRLVRQGFTGPIFCTPATADLCRIMLSDSAHIQEKDLKRVNERRLRRGDAALEILYEAKDVEQALKQFHPVPYNAPYAINDGEATFEFTDTAHILGSAAISLQIDEEGTKKRLFFSGDIGRPNDKILRMPQAFPQADYIICESTYGDKLHEPEPDMKAHLLRIVRETCVERRGKLIIPAFAVDRTQELIFALDQLESANQLPRIEVFIDSPLAVSATDVMKRHEECFNPDLLTYIKKDGDAFAFPNLHYISSLEESKAINERDEPCIIISASGMAEAGRIKHHIKNNIEDSRNTILIVGYCSPETLGGALKRGDKQVRIFGDEFTVRAEVEVMDSFSAHADYAEMISFLACQNAEEVKNVFLVHGEFDRQTIFKDKLSKAGFPKITIPSLYEKVNL from the coding sequence ATGACCATTCAATTCTACGGCGCGGCCCGAAGCGTAACCGGCAGCAAACACCTGGTTACCACAAAACGCGGCACTAAAATCCTGCTTGATTGCGGCTTGTTTCAAGGTATCAATACCGACGAGTTGAATCAGAAATTCGGTTTCAAGCCCCAGGAAATTGATTTTTTGATTCTGTCACATGCTCACATCGACCACTCTGGGCTGATTCCACGGCTGGTGCGGCAGGGTTTTACGGGGCCGATTTTTTGCACGCCCGCTACTGCTGACCTTTGCCGGATTATGCTTTCCGACAGTGCCCATATTCAGGAAAAAGACCTTAAACGGGTAAATGAGCGCCGATTGCGCCGGGGGGATGCAGCCCTTGAGATTCTGTACGAAGCCAAAGATGTGGAACAGGCGCTCAAGCAATTTCATCCGGTACCTTACAATGCGCCCTACGCGATCAATGACGGAGAAGCGACCTTTGAATTTACGGATACGGCCCACATTCTAGGCAGTGCGGCCATTAGTTTGCAGATTGACGAAGAAGGAACAAAGAAGCGCTTGTTTTTTAGTGGTGACATTGGCCGGCCGAACGACAAGATTCTGCGAATGCCGCAGGCTTTCCCCCAAGCTGATTACATCATCTGCGAATCGACGTACGGCGACAAACTTCATGAGCCCGAACCCGACATGAAAGCCCATCTGCTGCGCATCGTACGAGAAACCTGCGTCGAACGCCGGGGAAAACTGATTATTCCTGCTTTTGCCGTTGACCGAACCCAGGAGCTCATTTTTGCGCTGGACCAGCTCGAAAGCGCCAACCAGCTCCCACGTATAGAAGTCTTTATCGATAGCCCGCTGGCGGTCAGCGCCACCGATGTGATGAAGCGGCACGAAGAATGCTTTAATCCTGATCTGCTGACTTATATCAAGAAAGACGGCGATGCCTTTGCCTTCCCCAATTTGCATTACATCTCCAGTCTGGAAGAGTCCAAAGCCATCAACGAGCGCGACGAGCCCTGCATCATTATCTCGGCTTCTGGGATGGCCGAGGCCGGACGTATCAAGCACCACATCAAAAATAACATTGAAGATTCACGGAATACAATTCTGATTGTCGGGTATTGCTCGCCCGAAACGCTGGGCGGAGCCCTGAAACGCGGCGATAAACAGGTCAGGATTTTTGGGGACGAATTTACGGTTCGTGCCGAGGTCGAAGTGATGGACTCGTTCAGTGCGCACGCTGATTACGCCGAAATGATCTCTTTTTTGGCCTGCCAGAATGCGGAAGAGGTGAAAAACGTATTTCTGGTCCACGGCGAATTTGACCGTCAGACTATTTTCAAGGACAAGTTATCGAAGGCGGGTTTTCCGAAAATCACTATTCCATCGCTTTACGAAAAAGTGAATCTGTAA